DNA from Homo sapiens chromosome 1, GRCh38.p14 Primary Assembly:
tgagcagtggtttttaattctccttgaagaggtccttcacttcccttgtaagttgcattcctaggtattttattctctttgtagcaattgtaaatgggagttcactcatgatttggctctctgcttgtctattattggtgtacaggaatgcttgggTTTTGGATACCTTAAGTGTAAGAGCACCATCAGGTGTATAAAGAAGAAGGGAAGGTAGTACACTGAGTTCAATTTATGAATGACCGTGgatccttgatttcttttctctttgtgcttGGCAGGAAAACGAGAATGGCAGTGGTTCTGAAGAAGTGTGCTACACTGTCATTAATCACATCCCCCATCAGAGATCCTCCCTGAGCTCCAATGATGATGGCTATGAGAACATTGACTCCCTCACAAGGAAAGTGAGACAGTTTAGAGAAAGGTCAGAGACAGAATATGCCCTTCTTAGGACTTCTGTTAGTAGGCCTTGTTCCTGCACCCATGAGCATGATTATGAAGTTGTGTTTCCACACTAAAATCCTCAAGCTGCTTTATCACCTTCCAGCAATGAAGACAATGCAGAATAGCAGACTCTGGC
Protein-coding regions in this window:
- the GCSAML gene encoding germinal center-associated signaling and motility-like protein isoform b (isoform b is encoded by transcript variant 3), yielding MGNYLLRKLRQEMTTFERKLQDQDKKSQEVSSTSNQENENGSGSEEVCYTVINHIPHQRSSLSSNDDGYENIDSLTRKVRQFRERSETEYALLRTSVSRPCSCTHEHDYEVVFPH
- the GCSAML gene encoding germinal center-associated signaling and motility-like protein isoform c (isoform c is encoded by transcript variant 4), giving the protein MTTFERKLQDQDKKSQEVSSTSNQENENGSGSEEVCYTVINHIPHQRSSLSSNDDGYENIDSLTRKVRQFRERSETEYALLRTSVSRPCSCTHEHDYEVVFPH
- the GCSAML gene encoding germinal center-associated signaling and motility-like protein isoform X1; protein product: MGNYLLRKLSCLGENQKKPKKGNPDEERKRQEMTTFERKLQDQDKKSQEVSSTSNQENENGSGSEEVCYTVINHIPHQRSSLSSNDDGYENIDSLTRKVRQFRERSETEYALLRTSVSRPCSCTHEHDYEVVFPH